One segment of Desulfosudis oleivorans Hxd3 DNA contains the following:
- a CDS encoding lytic transglycosylase domain-containing protein: MPRPVFKSVVFILILTLTGTGCLSTLSEKTGGFPFTRKTPVVCEADTAEAVDGPVDVTLSAEAPDQILEATEPAGEVNETQKAMDEALDLCKVSQDFWQKGEFDNAIQALDQAYALMLKGDVESDVQLLQQKEDIRFLISKRILEIYTSRTTVVNGAHNAIPVTINREVQKEIDLFTTGPERSFFIASYQRSGKYRPHILKKLAEAGLPAELSWLPLIESGFKTNALSKARALGLWQFIPSTGYKFGLERNLYVDQRLDPERATDAAIDYLTALHRIFGDWATALAAYNCGEGKVLQVIRDQRVNYLDNFWDLYHRLPRETARYVPRFLATLHIVSNLEKYGMDTVVPEDPISYEVVETARQVHLKKIAEATGIAYDLLNELNPELRQNILPPSAYPLRVPAEKSEAVVASINSLPVTEPAQTQFAYHRVRSGETLSTIARRYRTSVSNIARANNIYKRNFIVAGKILKIPLSSNWVATKTQKFEKASEIPASHRVRSGESLWILANRYSTTVNAIQRLNGLSGTSLRVGQVLKIPGGGAAPATAAGDGKTYTVRAGDSPFTIARSHNIPLNRFLQINNLSTRSTIYPGQQVCLE, from the coding sequence ATGCCCAGACCCGTTTTTAAAAGCGTTGTATTCATTCTGATTCTGACCCTGACAGGCACGGGGTGTCTGTCAACTTTATCTGAAAAAACAGGGGGTTTCCCGTTTACACGAAAAACCCCGGTCGTCTGCGAAGCCGACACCGCCGAGGCGGTGGACGGTCCGGTGGACGTCACCCTGTCCGCCGAGGCCCCGGACCAGATCCTGGAGGCCACGGAACCGGCCGGCGAAGTCAATGAGACCCAGAAAGCCATGGACGAGGCACTGGACCTCTGCAAGGTTTCCCAGGACTTCTGGCAGAAGGGGGAGTTTGACAACGCCATTCAGGCCCTGGACCAGGCATACGCCCTGATGCTCAAAGGGGATGTCGAGAGCGACGTCCAGCTCTTGCAGCAGAAGGAGGATATCCGGTTTCTGATCTCAAAACGGATCCTGGAGATCTACACCTCCCGCACCACCGTGGTCAACGGAGCCCACAACGCCATTCCCGTGACCATCAACCGGGAAGTGCAAAAAGAGATCGACCTGTTTACCACCGGCCCGGAGCGGTCTTTTTTTATCGCCTCCTACCAGCGTTCGGGAAAATACCGGCCCCATATTCTCAAAAAACTGGCCGAGGCCGGGCTGCCCGCCGAACTCTCATGGCTGCCCCTGATCGAAAGCGGCTTCAAAACCAACGCCCTGTCCAAGGCCCGTGCCCTGGGGCTGTGGCAGTTCATCCCCTCCACGGGATACAAATTCGGCCTGGAGCGCAACCTTTACGTGGACCAGCGGCTGGACCCGGAACGGGCCACCGACGCCGCCATTGATTACCTCACGGCCCTGCACAGAATTTTCGGCGACTGGGCAACGGCCCTGGCCGCCTACAACTGCGGCGAAGGAAAAGTGCTTCAGGTGATCCGGGACCAGCGGGTGAATTACCTGGACAACTTCTGGGACCTCTACCACCGGCTGCCCCGGGAAACGGCCCGTTACGTGCCCCGGTTCCTGGCCACCCTGCACATCGTTTCCAACCTGGAAAAATACGGTATGGACACGGTGGTGCCGGAAGATCCGATCTCCTACGAAGTGGTGGAAACCGCCCGCCAGGTCCATTTGAAAAAAATCGCCGAGGCAACCGGCATCGCCTACGACCTGCTCAACGAGCTGAACCCGGAGCTGCGCCAGAACATCCTGCCGCCCAGTGCCTACCCCCTGCGGGTGCCCGCGGAAAAATCGGAAGCAGTGGTGGCCAGTATCAACTCTCTGCCCGTCACCGAACCGGCCCAGACCCAGTTTGCCTACCACCGGGTCCGGTCCGGCGAGACCCTGTCCACCATTGCCCGGCGATACCGCACCTCGGTCTCCAACATCGCCCGGGCCAACAATATTTACAAACGCAACTTCATCGTGGCCGGCAAAATTCTCAAGATTCCCCTTTCCAGCAACTGGGTGGCCACCAAGACCCAGAAATTTGAAAAGGCCTCGGAAATACCGGCGAGCCACCGGGTGCGAAGCGGTGAGTCGCTCTGGATTCTTGCCAACCGTTACAGCACCACGGTCAACGCTATTCAGCGGTTAAACGGCCTGTCCGGGACCAGCCTGCGCGTGGGCCAGGTCCTGAAAATCCCCGGCGGTGGCGCGGCCCCGGCAACCGCGGCCGGCGACGGTAAAACCTACACGGTACGGGCCGGCGACAGCCCCTTTACCATTGCCAGAAGCCACAACATTCCCTTAAACCGCTTTCTTCAGATCAACAACCTGAGTACGCGAAGCACCATCTATCCGGGCCAGCAGGTCTGCCTGGAGTAG
- the tuf gene encoding elongation factor Tu, translated as MAKAKFERKKPHVNVGTIGHIDHGKTTLTAAITKHCSLKGWGEYVAFDKIDKAPEERERGITIATAHVEYESDTRHYAHVDCPGHADYIKNMITGAAQMDGAILVVGADDGPMPQTREHILLARQVGVPKIVVFLNKCDMVDDEELIELVELELRELLDKYDFPGDDTPIIRGSALKALESDDPASDEAKCIFELLAALDSYIPVPERDTDKPFLMPIEDVFSISGRGTVVTGRIERGIVKVGEEIELVGIRDTAKTVCTGVEMFRKLLDEGRAGDNVGLLLRGTKRDEVERGQVVAAPKSITPHTKFKAEVYILSKEEGGRHTPFFTGYRPQFYFRTTDVTGILSLPENVEMVMPGDNVTITGELITPIAMEKELRFAVREGGRTVGAGVVSEIIE; from the coding sequence ATGGCAAAGGCAAAGTTTGAGCGAAAAAAGCCGCATGTAAACGTAGGTACGATCGGCCATATCGACCACGGCAAGACGACGCTGACCGCGGCGATCACGAAGCACTGCAGCCTGAAGGGCTGGGGCGAGTACGTGGCGTTTGACAAGATCGACAAGGCGCCGGAAGAGCGCGAGCGCGGTATCACCATTGCGACGGCCCACGTGGAGTACGAGTCGGATACGCGACATTACGCGCATGTGGACTGCCCGGGCCACGCGGACTACATTAAGAACATGATCACCGGCGCGGCCCAGATGGACGGGGCGATCCTGGTGGTGGGCGCGGACGACGGTCCCATGCCCCAGACCCGTGAGCACATTCTGCTGGCGCGTCAGGTGGGTGTGCCCAAGATCGTGGTGTTTTTGAACAAGTGCGACATGGTGGACGACGAGGAGCTGATCGAGCTGGTGGAGCTGGAGCTTCGGGAGCTTCTGGATAAGTATGATTTTCCGGGGGACGACACCCCGATCATTCGGGGCAGCGCGTTGAAGGCCCTGGAGAGCGACGATCCGGCCAGCGACGAGGCCAAGTGCATATTTGAGCTGCTGGCGGCCCTGGACTCTTACATTCCGGTTCCGGAGCGGGATACGGACAAGCCCTTCCTGATGCCCATTGAGGACGTGTTCAGCATTTCCGGCCGTGGCACGGTGGTGACGGGCCGTATCGAGCGCGGTATCGTGAAGGTGGGTGAAGAGATCGAGCTGGTGGGTATTCGGGATACGGCCAAGACGGTGTGCACGGGCGTTGAGATGTTCCGGAAGCTTCTGGACGAAGGCCGCGCCGGCGATAACGTGGGCCTGCTGCTGCGGGGCACCAAGCGCGACGAAGTGGAGCGGGGCCAGGTAGTGGCGGCGCCCAAGAGCATTACGCCGCACACCAAGTTCAAGGCCGAGGTATACATTCTGAGCAAAGAGGAAGGCGGGCGTCATACGCCGTTTTTCACCGGGTACCGTCCGCAGTTTTATTTTCGTACAACGGACGTGACGGGCATTCTGAGCCTGCCGGAGAACGTGGAGATGGTGATGCCGGGCGACAACGTGACGATTACCGGTGAGCTGATCACCCCCATCGCCATGGAAAAGGAACTGCGGTTTGCCGTCCGTGAGGGCGGGCGTACCGTGGGCGCCGGCGTTGTCAGTGAAATTATCGAATAG
- the rpmG gene encoding 50S ribosomal protein L33, which produces MRVIISLACSQCKRRNYSTTKNKRTTPDKLELKKYCRFCREHTMHKETK; this is translated from the coding sequence GTGAGAGTCATCATATCACTTGCGTGTAGCCAGTGTAAAAGGCGCAACTACTCGACGACAAAGAACAAACGGACGACACCGGACAAGTTGGAGCTCAAGAAGTATTGCAGGTTCTGCCGCGAGCACACGATGCATAAAGAGACAAAGTAG
- the secE gene encoding preprotein translocase subunit SecE yields MGRILKKKDPLKKKKKTDVDASGNATADGSQSKPAVGAKLVSGVTVKTGKGQIGSSGVAKKIGGMMETGRMGRAVQFLREVKVELKKVTWPTRQQTIGSTAVVLLLVMIISVFLGLADLVLGRLIQVILN; encoded by the coding sequence ATGGGGCGCATACTGAAGAAAAAGGATCCGCTGAAAAAGAAGAAAAAGACCGATGTCGACGCTTCCGGTAACGCCACAGCCGACGGTTCCCAGAGCAAGCCCGCCGTTGGCGCCAAGCTGGTTTCCGGTGTTACCGTGAAAACCGGCAAGGGGCAGATCGGCTCGTCGGGCGTTGCCAAAAAGATCGGCGGCATGATGGAAACCGGCCGCATGGGCCGGGCCGTTCAGTTCCTTCGGGAAGTGAAGGTTGAGCTGAAGAAGGTCACCTGGCCGACGCGCCAGCAGACCATTGGCTCCACGGCGGTGGTATTGCTGCTGGTGATGATCATCAGCGTGTTCCTGGGATTGGCGGACCTGGTCCTGGGCCGGTTGATTCAGGTGATTCTCAATTAG